Part of the Danio rerio strain Tuebingen ecotype United States chromosome 12, GRCz12tu, whole genome shotgun sequence genome, ttgttgaataaaatcagcaaacaatgcaaaagaaatatgaaaacgagatgctgcgctgccagaaacttgtattattgtcggctaacgttagtgaaagagtcgttcgggggattcattcacaagcgaatcgctccttccgtcagtatgagaagtgaaagcaggagaggagctgtgtttcaggacatgattagatcaaatttaacagggagggtgaatagtacatttctgtacacacaaacacaaactttttgtcaggaatgcccgtgcgatcactgatccatcaatgttgaaaagtgatgtaaaattataattttcgtatttagaaaaaaaaaattacatactaacatccaggaaaactcccgatcatagatatgtgtgtatatgtgtatatctctggctttggatgacCACAGTcttccactgtaccttggtcccgcattcatttcaaaggagcgctaccctgtaccaagatggcggcgctattgacgcattccatccaatagacaacaataggccaggcgttatctaatgtatatatctatgggatgttctaagtggttgctaaggtgttggtagggtgttctaggtagctactaaggtgttgctaggttgttgctaaggtgttctaaacggttgctaggttgttgctaaggtgttctaggtcattTTAaaggcaaagagcttagaatgaccaagggCCGACACTCAATATAACGTTCTATTGCGACAGCAGCGCCCAGCGTCAGCCCGAgattctgccattttggagtgaaagcggtcGGCTGTCCATttgatcttattgctgtcgcgatggcaagcggctgctttgttttttattcattgatttaaaaagcgcattgaagctgagatacaacctgaaagacgacaatacaacacttactatcacaatcatcaacacttttaatagtttattttacagacttataacatgctgctgttctattggagttttcattccaaaatggctgtTTCCCGAATTGCACTAGAGTgccgcctcttggtgattctaaggctgttttctcaataccaagtacgcaaagttcggacttgcgtccttggaagttcagacttgccaagttcagacttggaagaacgaactcccgaGGACGCGGagacacaagtcgggtacttcttcaaatggaacggcagtgtactttataacgtcacttacctcaccatggattcatcagtttcactgtacattaacaataaaatgatttaataaatattacattaatattataaatctaaatttttgatttaagaaaatgtacacatatattcatataaatgtgaattaaaatgagttattatacacatttctttgattatcagatttattaaactacaatggtaattatacacaaaataagaaataaagacatacacgattagaaataaagattacgtcaagcaatttggtaaacaaagacaaacagcgtacaacacggtaacataattaaagacaattataaaaggtaacaaaataacactgccaaaatagtacacctgagaacaaataatagatttataagaccaaaaactgtccgttagatattcacaagatgtattaaatatcatgttttaactacaatggagagatgagatccagcggtacgACCGAGATGGCCTGGCCGAATTAAAGCTGCTCTGGCGGGGGAGCTGATGACGGAGCTCCCGCTGGCAGGCTGGGAGTCGGAGTCCGCATAAGCTGAGCCGAATCGTTAAAGAAGCGCTATTTTTGTGAGTAAACTGCCGATTCCAGttaaaaacaactacattctcgcctgaaaaacacttaaaactttattttgtgacacagtaaaggaGTATTTGCAAAACCGTGCGGGTTTCCTCCTCCGCCATTAGCTTTCGCTGGTTAcactgcaatgcattctgggatacctgagCTCCGAATgttcgcacaagtcacctctcgatGCATCCTTGGCTAAAGGCCAGAGGaagtacacatccgggaatttcatgtgtacttggaaagatgtgaactttgaattgaaacagtactttggcgacggttgatgacgtttcacgaggccacaagaacgcaagtacagacaagaacgcatattgagaaacggcCTAAGTTCTTTGGTTAAGGtgatgctaggtggttgctaaggtattattAGGTGGTAACTAAGgcgttgctaagtggttgctaaggtgttgctatgcggttgctagggtgttcagagTCTAAGCTGAGGGAAGTCTAAGGTTctttcctaagactgctgcccccgtgacACAGCCccagaaaagtggcagaaaatgaatgaatgaatgataaacttttactctatTATAATTAAACTAGGCACTGATTATAATATACATCCTGCGATATGACTATtccggatgcacacattgcaatatggatgctgaaacgatataatgTGCAAAcctgtgtggaagccagcattttttgaCAGTGAACGACATTAAGAGCATCAGTTTGATTCACTTATGAGAGTCAGCGTGTTTCATCGCTCTGGGGAAGATTAAGAGACGGTTACGAATATTATGAAGAATTGAACTAATTTGCAAAACAAGAACAAACACAGCTGCTGCCATGAAAACTTGAAAAGGCAGCTGAAAGCTCTATTAATGCAAATGAATCGACTGAAATTAATCCTTCATGCGGGTTCACAGAGAGCATAAAAGGAAATATGCAAGattaaaataaacactgaatATTAACCGTCAATATTTATACAACAGGGAGGTTTCAAAGGCAGTCCACAACagcaaaattacaaattaaaagttCATCTGAAAATGAGCATTTACTAGCATTTACTGACCTTTAATTGATTTAAAACCTGCATGAGCTTCTGttcagcacaaaagaagatattttgaagaatgttcaggAGCACGAAATATGAATCACGTGACCCAAATCATCAAACGTAATGACAAACGAGAggtatttttctttaaagaaaattTCCTTTTGACATAAAAGAACATAGATATATAGATTATAAAAAGTCTAGCAATTGTTATAATTGTTTAATACAGTGGTTCTGGGGGTCGTAGGACAATGGAGGCGGTTCGCCTGGTGatttcaaaaatctatttatttttattaaaccataagaatgtccatatttcatccataacttactgaagagaaaaaaatatatagtttttagttactatatactatatttaCAATAGTAGCTTGTTACTAGTTCTATTgtattgtgacccctggggtgattACATTAGATTAAAGACTAGGCAATAGCGCCAGAtgtagcagattgattttataataccaggttaaactttctggcccatttacagcactgacatacaattaaaaaattaaacgaagaatagacttgggtctatggtgtgtgtgtgtgtgtgccattgcatgcaaggtttctgtatttatgaccacctcagaagatattgggggtcgcgagtcactggcattgtcattttgggggtcgcgggctgaaaagtttgggaacccccgGTTTAATAGGTAATGTTTAATCGTTAAAATGTTGCTggcagggctgcacgatactggaaaaatcggacattgcaatattttgttttgttctgatatatattgtgatatgaaaatAATTTCACCTGATGATTTGAATAGATCTGTTTaagaaagatttcattcatttagatcgaCTGAGATGATCACGTAATTTTctgtgcagtgcatctgcataaattataataaattaccagcaaaaataaataaataaataaacagtgctttaataacacatttctaataactgatttagtttatcttagactagatagttttcaagacacttctatacagcttaaagtgacatttaaaggcctaactaggttaattaagttaacaaggcaggttagggtaattagccaagtcttttgtataacgatggtttgttctgtagactatcgaaaaaatatataacttacaggggctaataatattgaccttaaaatgttttttaaagatgttttttttttccagaagaaaaaatattatcagacatactgtgaaaatttccttgctctcatttgggaaatataaaaaaaatttaaataaaattcaaagggggcctaataattctgactttcactgtatgtatgtgtatatatatatatatatatatatatatatatatatatatatatatatatatatatatatatatactgtcttTATCTTTGAATCttcaataaataatctaatcctgtgatgtgactattacaGATACACACACTGCAATTGTTCAGCCCTACTTGCTGGTATAAATTTGCCCGATTTTGCCACTGTCCGAATTAATGCACACAACCTACTGATGAATGACCTCAGGAGCTTTTGGAAGAAGCTTTGAGAAAACTCTGTACCTTTGCTCATGGGAAGGACTGGGACATCCAATGGCAGCAATGAGCAATGAGTTGTAGATTGTCTCCCTCTGTAGgtaaataaactgcagcacagGCACACACTGGTCATGTAGTTGTGCAACAGGGACAGATGCGTCATTGTGGCCTGTGTGAAAACACAAACAATGAATGTTGGGTAATTTAccgaaaataatttaattattactgATTACTAATCACATCGTTAAAgttgtattttaaataagtactacgtctaaagggcacctattatgccccttttacaaaatgtaaaataattgtgatgTTCCTAGCGTGCGTGCGTGCAATTAACTTGTAAGTCATGGCCTAatggtgcgtgcgtgcgtgcgtgcgtgcgtgcgtgcgtgcgtgcgtgcgtgcgtgcgtgcgtgcgtgcgtgcgtgcgtgcgtgcgtgcgtgcgtgcgtgcgtgcgtgcgtgcgtgcgtgcgtgcgtgcgtgcgtgcgtgcgtgcgtgcgtgcgtgcgtgcgtgcaatTAACTTGTAAGTCATGGCCTAATGGTTAGACAGTTAAACTTGGGATCaaaaggtcgcaggttcgagtacTGGCACTAGCGGGGATTTTTGGTTGGAGGAGTAGACCGTCAgaccgacgtcaatgtccaaccaaatatcaacgtctaatgatgttacagcttgacgttgtctGGACGTTACTACTGTGacttctatcagatgttggattttggttgccatacctgacgaacaaatgtcagtatttgacgtcaatatgacattggtttaagatgttggctcgacgttggattttggtcactttccaacacctacattcaataaaatatcaacatcatttaatGTCGTtactggacatcaaaataacgtccttagacactggctagatatagaattttggtcacctgacgtcacaacctaaatgtaacctaatattaacgtcttatgacattgtgtgccggcaaatataaatataataaacaatctacatacacaaatataacaattaaaaaaacatacaaatgaaataaaccgTGTTTTTTGGTTTTCCGAGGAGTCTTTCGGTATTCGGTATACTGcgtagtcttcattgtataaataattaaataaaattaatcgttattaaaattacaaaggCTACTATTTCTGTACAGTCACATGCCTCAGAAACACATGGAGATGATTAAGTATAATCCAGACTCggcattgcatatcttgcgatttGACTATTGCGAATGAACATTACGATAtccatgctgaaacaatatatcatgcagccctattccagaccatttgttcattcattcattcattgtcttgtcggcttagtcccgttattattccagggtcgccacacattcgccaacttatccagcaagtttttatgcagagaatgcccttccagccgcaacccatctccgggaaacatcaacacacacatccacacacacactcatacactacggacaatttagcctacccaattcacctgtaccacatgtctttggactgtgggggaaaccagagcacccagaggaaacccacgcgaacgcaaggagaatgtgcaaactccacacagaaacgccaactgagccgaggctcgaaccagcgacccagcgaccttcttgctgtgaggcgacagcactacctactgcgccattgcttcGCCCCAGACCATTCGTATTTAAGGTTATAGATGCAGCCCAAATAAAAACAGCTTACCCAGCACTTCCAAAAGGGTCTCCACGTACGTAACAGGATTGGGGACGTTCAGATTAAAGTTGagcgtttttaaaatgaaaatctcAGAGTCCAAGAGCTGCTTTTTAGAGGAAGGGTAACTGAGCGCCTGCAGAAATCGCATCGCAATGTCATTGTTGACGACCTATAGACAAATACAGATTAGAGAGTCAATAGCAGCGTAATGTAGAATTTTGGATATCAGATAAACATACATTGGTGTACAGATCCAGTTTGCTGGCGATCTGAATGCTTGAAATGATGAACAGGAAGAACTTGTGCTTGAGCGTTTGGAAGATGAGATCTGCACAGTTTCTGGTGTCCTCAGTGTCAGATGAATAATTGCGGCTGCGGATCAGATCTTCAATATGTTTGGCTGTAAACCTACAGTATGACAATAAGATGGTGTTTTAAATGGCTGTACAGTAAACACTTTTCATTTAAGAATCTTAAAATTACCTCTCCAGTATTTCGATGGCCTGATATGCGACCACAGGGCTCAATCCCAGCTCCTCACAAAGAAGAAACACACAttctgtgggggaaaaaaaacagacaacggtgataaaacacacaaacaatatcAACATTATAAAATCTGGAAAGATTCGGACAAAGAAGTAGTACAATACTAGTTTTATCACTTTATTTTTAGGATACATTCTTTCAATTTTCAGAACTTTCccttatgaaaatgaaccatGAATTCATTAAAGTAAATGTGAAGTCATCATGGTTTTGTGTTGTACTGATTTCACCACAGTTTTACCATAACTGCAATGAGTAGACTTTGACTAGTGTAGCACAATCATGCTTAATTAatggaagcccagccaaaaccagctatgtccagcttaaaccaggctggtcaagctggttttagctggatttagctggtcattttccagcctgaccagctaaaaccaggctggaaatggctggaaactagcctggaagtggccaaaacccctctaaaaccagcctggtcgaccagctaaaaccagccaaccagcctaggctggtttaagctggattttttagcagggtaggGCTTGACATAGTATACAACCATAAATTTACTATAGTAAATGTGAAGTAATCGAGATTTTGTGGTGTATTGATTGCCACTGATATAACCACAGTCTTACCATAAAGGCAATGAGTACTGTGATTAGTGTAAAGAACCATGTTTTACTAGGGGTTACCATGgtatacaacaacaataatttgtttggattttttttttgcagtaaaacCGTGattaatttacatacagtaagggCCTAAGTCTAATTTGTTGTAGGTTTGAATGCAAATCTACTTCTTTTTAAAACAAGATCACAACACTAAATTTTGATTACTAATAAACAATAACTTTATTGAATTAGTGGAGAATGCACCAAACGTATTGTCTATtttaatgcactgcaaaaaatgcttttcttacttagattttttgtcttgtttctagtccaaatatccacaAATGTTTAAATcctgaagcattttctagacaagcaaaacatattgtcttgttttaagaaataatatgccaaaatgaagcgagtttttcttcaaatcaagcaaaataatctgccaatggggtgagcaaaataatcttgtttttcgatttgtgataagattattttgcttaccccattggcagattattttgcttgatttgaagaaaaactcacttcattttggcatattatttcttaaaacaagacaatatgttttgcttgtctagaaaatgcttcaggATTTAaacatttgtagatatttggactagaaacaagacaaaaaatctaagtagaaaagcattttttgcagtgtgtattacgtttaaatgaagacaaaaacacatttatattcCACATTCAGTTATTTATGGTGTTTGTTAGTTATGTTTTgtaattatgttatatatatatatatatatatatatatatatatatatatatatatatatatatatatatatatatatatatatatatgggcaattccatgcaaatgtcaaccattgccataaaaaataatttagttttcaccaaaatagacaaaccgtttctacattttttgtgttagcaagtattttacagtactgtaaaaatactcgtaaatgtatctgtcagtatttcaaactattatatttaatttgccaaaatcacacaagtggctatttcacagctgtcacatccataagggaaatgtgtcacatccataacgacactttttcttcataaatgcaaaaatgtcaaataaaataaaatcaatcattataattctaaagtgagcCGATTCATACCTGTTTGatgagcattgtttcttttgagtTGTGCAGTTTAACTGTCAGAATTTCTAAATAATCTGTTGTCCATTGTAAATTCgcaaactttttttgtcacatccataacgcatgtttattttcctaatttaaaatataaaacatgtttacatattgatatttttctgctacCAGAACTCTGTGGTGAgctattttggaaaatataaacagaagtttCGTTACAATGTCAACATatactttctgtgtgaaattatgttttgagtttttactgcaaatgtcacatccataacgctggaattgctcatatatatatatatatatatatatatatatatatatatatatatatatatatatatatatatatatatatatatatatatatatatatatatggggtttTTTTCATGATCTTATGGGACCTCTTGAAATGAGATGGGGTTATCCTAATTGAATTGTGTCATTGCCTTTTTATGGCAAACCTTTCAGGAAGTATGTGTTTATCGTTTTTGTACGTTTGGATATCTAGCACATGAATCAATAACAGATTATATATCAATCAGTTATGGGGAAATTTCTGTATGTAAAGCGAGTCTTGGCCTTACAAACTTACCACAAAACTTAACTACAGATCGACACGTTAGTGTCATTTGACACTATAATTACCATAGTATAGTAACAAGTACTGTATTTTACAGGAGATTCTGAAAATATCACATCATTATCTATAATTTGAGGCAAACAAACACTCACCTACTATTCTCCTTTCTTTCAGACAGCCACACATATTTGACACCTTCTCCAAATtggatttgtttttgttgttgaggTTGGACAGAATGTCGGTTAAAATGTCTAAAGACACCTCTCCAAAGCTGAGGTTTCTCTGGTCTCTAGTGGGGAATGAAAACATGgtattttttgccatttctttCGAAAGATTAATCGATTGTCACTCAAAAGTAATCGCTTGAAACCGCTTTCCGACCTGCAGGGGGCGCCTTTAACGCAGAAGCAGCCCGATTCTTCCGTTATCACCAAGAGAGGTTTAAATACTGTCAAAATATTTTACTTTGCAGCATGTCACTTTAATACTTAATAACTTggcaatataaataatatattttagaaaaggtTAAATTAAACAGGTTTAGTTTTCAAAAATCATAAATTAATTAGCATAATGACTGTGATTATGGAGGACGAAACccgcaaaaacaataaataaataaataaatcctcaaATTCCAGCTTAAATAAAacgataaattaataaatacatacataggcctaaatacgcaactaaataaatgaatggagtcCACAAATTcctgcctaaataaataaatgcccaaataaataaatgaatgaataaataaataaatacgcaaatttctgcattaaaaagcataattaaataaatacgtaaataaataaatgaataaataaatagatctaCAAGTTCCTGTATAAATAAAACCAtaataaccataaataaatatacatctacaaatttctgcataaataaaaatataaataattaatagtgcgggcagattaataaaatacatgttggtggaataatatttatttttgcaggatgtgtttatatatatgttgtgcatatgtatttattttattgatttatttacttatttatttgcctatttatctattgtttaatttatgcagaaatttggggattttatttatttatttatttgcatatttgtttgtttgtttatttatttattgttttatttatgcaggaatttatggattttttattatttgcgtgtttaattatttatttattgtttaatttatgcaggaatttatagatttgtttacttgtttgtttatttatttatttgcatatttatacatggatttatgaatttatttatgtaatgtcatgtcatgtaatgtaatgtatatttggtatttatatagcgcatttattgtgtatggccaaacacccaaagtgcttcacaatcatgaggagggtctctccacaccaccaccagtgtgcagcatcccctatatttactcatttatttatttattttgacattcatttatttattgttttgtttatgcagtactttatggatttatttacttgttttttatttttgcatctttatttatttatttatttatttgcatatttatgcatgaatttatagatttatttactgatttatttattttgatagttatttatttattgtttgatttatgCTGGAATTTACGgatttatttacttgttaatttatttttgcatatttatttatttgcatatttatgcatgaatttatggatttatttcctcatttatttatttagaaagttATTATGTATTGTTTGATTTATGCAGgaatatatggatttatttatagattatttatttatttattatttaaagtaactCTTTTTTATCTGTTAATTaatcttttttgttatttatatatatatatatatatatatatatatatatatatatatatatatatatatatatatatatatatatatatatatataattgttatttaaaaattattattattattattattattgctgttgttatgTTATATCTATGTGGGA contains:
- the cntd1 gene encoding cyclin N-terminal domain-containing protein 1 isoform X1 is translated as MAKNTMFSFPTRDQRNLSFGEVSLDILTDILSNLNNKNKSNLEKVSNMCGCLKERRIVECVFLLCEELGLSPVVAYQAIEILERFTAKHIEDLIRSRNYSSDTEDTRNCADLIFQTLKHKFFLFIISSIQIASKLDLYTNVVNNDIAMRFLQALSYPSSKKQLLDSEIFILKTLNFNLNVPNPVTYVETLLEVLGHNDASVPVAQLHDQCVPVLQFIYLQRETIYNSLLIAAIGCPSPSHEQRAKFVSVTEDFMLLGVGVIAVAAFIHHISTCEKVVEELTEITGISAQSIMDFAHVTLMHITDNTSK
- the cntd1 gene encoding cyclin N-terminal domain-containing protein 1 isoform X2, translated to MAKNTMFSFPTRDQRNLSFGEVSLDILTDILSNLNNKNKSNLEKVSNMCGCLKERRIVECVFLLCEELGLSPVVAYQAIEILERFTAKHIEDLIRSRNYSSDTEDTRNCADLIFQTLKHKFFLFIISSIQIASKLDLYTNALSYPSSKKQLLDSEIFILKTLNFNLNVPNPVTYVETLLEVLGHNDASVPVAQLHDQCVPVLQFIYLQRETIYNSLLIAAIGCPSPSHEQRAKFVSVTEDFMLLGVGVIAVAAFIHHISTCEKVVEELTEITGISAQSIMDFAHVTLMHITDNTSK